The Candidatus Bipolaricaulota bacterium genome includes a region encoding these proteins:
- a CDS encoding ABC-ATPase domain-containing protein has translation MKTDADLRRILARIDGRGYKAYKEIEGEYSFPKFILYIDHVQGDPFAAPSKLRLRVPQSSGKLPPELFANRVRRIAFSDFLARQVSRAIRSVVSGRKGSGKSGLVEIDAGGQEVLERTAVKITPDWVEARIFVGLPAAGRRILARAAEEILCRELPEIVRIGLTWENLPQAAARGFVDCVENQEHIRGQLDGMGLVAFVADGAILPRESGASDRPLPPDRAIRFRSPDELRVTIPLPHPLPDGRQEITGMGIPQGVTLIVGGGYHGKSTLLRALERGVYPHIPGDGREYVVTRADAVKIRAEDGRRVACVDISPFISELPYGRDTREFSSDDASGSTSQAANIIEALEVGARVLLLDEDTSATNFMVRDARMQALVHSDDEPITPFIDRVHELYARLGVSTVLVMGGSGDYFDVADTVIMMREYLPHAVTAAAKEIARLHPTDRRTEVRFPLSRVTPRIPLPESFNPSRGKREVKIDAKALDLILYGRDPIELRFVEQLVDRSQTRAIGYAIHLATQRFMDGKTPLTDVLDRLEEFFDRSGLDVLDPFRRGERHPGAFARPRRYEIAAAINRLRTVRMRQAKGAR, from the coding sequence ATGAAGACAGACGCTGACCTGCGACGGATCCTCGCCCGGATCGACGGGCGGGGATACAAGGCATACAAGGAGATCGAGGGGGAGTACTCCTTCCCGAAGTTCATCCTCTATATCGATCATGTGCAAGGGGACCCGTTCGCCGCTCCATCGAAGCTCCGGCTGCGCGTCCCTCAGTCCAGCGGGAAGCTCCCGCCGGAGCTATTCGCAAACCGGGTGCGACGGATCGCGTTTTCCGATTTCCTCGCACGTCAGGTCTCCCGCGCGATCCGAAGCGTCGTCTCCGGAAGGAAGGGCTCGGGGAAGAGCGGCCTCGTGGAGATCGATGCCGGAGGGCAGGAGGTCCTCGAACGGACCGCGGTCAAGATCACCCCGGACTGGGTCGAGGCGCGGATCTTCGTCGGCCTGCCCGCGGCCGGGCGGCGGATCCTGGCCCGGGCGGCGGAGGAGATTCTGTGCCGCGAGCTCCCGGAGATCGTCCGCATCGGGCTCACATGGGAGAACCTCCCCCAGGCCGCGGCACGGGGGTTCGTCGACTGCGTGGAGAACCAGGAGCACATCCGCGGGCAGCTCGACGGAATGGGGCTGGTCGCGTTCGTCGCCGACGGGGCGATCCTGCCGCGGGAGTCCGGGGCGAGCGACCGCCCCCTCCCTCCTGACCGGGCGATCCGGTTCCGGTCGCCGGACGAGCTTCGGGTCACCATCCCTCTCCCCCATCCCCTCCCGGACGGAAGACAGGAGATCACCGGGATGGGGATCCCACAGGGGGTGACGCTGATCGTCGGGGGAGGCTATCACGGCAAGTCGACCCTGCTGCGGGCGCTCGAGCGCGGAGTCTACCCCCACATCCCCGGGGACGGGCGGGAGTATGTCGTAACCCGCGCCGATGCGGTGAAGATCCGGGCTGAGGACGGGCGCCGGGTGGCCTGCGTCGACATCAGCCCGTTCATCTCCGAGCTCCCCTACGGCCGCGACACCCGCGAGTTCTCAAGCGACGACGCCTCCGGGAGCACGAGCCAGGCGGCGAACATCATCGAGGCCCTCGAGGTTGGGGCGCGGGTCCTCCTTCTCGACGAGGACACCTCGGCGACCAACTTCATGGTCCGCGACGCCCGGATGCAGGCCCTGGTCCACTCCGACGACGAGCCGATCACCCCGTTCATCGACCGGGTGCACGAGCTGTACGCGCGACTGGGAGTCTCGACCGTCCTCGTCATGGGCGGGTCGGGCGATTACTTCGACGTCGCTGATACCGTGATCATGATGCGGGAGTACCTCCCCCACGCCGTCACCGCCGCGGCGAAGGAGATCGCGCGGCTGCACCCCACCGACCGGCGCACCGAGGTGCGGTTCCCGCTCTCCCGGGTCACCCCGCGGATCCCGCTTCCGGAGAGCTTCAACCCGTCACGTGGGAAGCGGGAGGTGAAGATCGACGCCAAGGCGCTCGACCTGATCCTGTACGGCCGCGATCCGATCGAGTTGCGGTTCGTGGAGCAGCTCGTCGACCGGAGCCAGACCCGGGCGATCGGGTACGCGATTCATCTCGCCACGCAGCGGTTCATGGACGGGAAGACGCCGCTAACCGACGTCCTCGACCGACTGGAGGAGTTCTTCGACAGAAGCGGACTCGATGTCTTGGATCCGTTCCGCCGCGGGGAGCGGCATCCCGGGGCGTTCGCCCGTCCCCGCCGCTACGAGATCGCCGCGGCGATCAACCGGCTCCGCACGGTGCG
- a CDS encoding M1 family metallopeptidase, translated as MGRSSIVKPRQHMKPALALVILGLISISAWGTGAVYDLDLHVDFFHGSFTGTETVTYTNPTSEPLYELPFRLYPNSPYLYGDGTLSVDSATVAGTPVTAETLGDGTYLFVPLPAPVQSDGEIVVRFAFHGRAADWRNGRGKSAADYGIYAASPAAMTLAEFYPMLAPYDPCTGWVLDPVYPNGDPVTSASSDYTVTVTADAGLTVLSSGSEVGTESVGDEVKHTFVGDDIRDFMLVVTSGYETRATAAGGTLVRTSFLPSHNQAAARAATLAAEALALYGKLFGPYSGTELDIVEAPLGRAAGVEYPGLILVGESYCNNPYDQFFTVIIAHEVAHQWWYAAVGNDVIDEPWLDEGLATYSSVLFLEHKWGKEGDSFFSSWIDYYRRARAQHPDLSVASPVPLFPDSSTYTAFVYYGGAAFLDAVRKRIGDTAFFAGLSSYYRDLSGRIAHGYDLISHLEAACGCGLGDLASEFLLPAGERVH; from the coding sequence TTGGGTAGATCTTCGATCGTGAAGCCGCGCCAGCACATGAAACCGGCGCTTGCACTGGTCATCCTCGGGTTGATCTCGATCTCGGCGTGGGGAACCGGCGCGGTCTATGACCTCGACCTGCACGTCGACTTTTTCCACGGGAGCTTCACCGGGACCGAGACGGTCACGTATACCAACCCGACTTCGGAGCCGCTGTACGAGCTTCCCTTCCGCCTCTACCCGAACTCGCCCTACCTGTACGGGGACGGGACCCTGAGCGTAGATTCGGCGACGGTCGCCGGCACGCCGGTGACGGCGGAGACCCTCGGCGATGGGACCTACCTCTTCGTTCCTCTCCCCGCCCCGGTTCAGTCCGACGGGGAGATCGTCGTTCGATTCGCGTTCCACGGGCGGGCGGCCGACTGGCGCAATGGGCGCGGTAAGTCGGCCGCGGACTACGGAATCTACGCCGCTTCCCCCGCCGCAATGACGCTCGCCGAGTTCTACCCGATGCTCGCCCCTTACGATCCCTGTACCGGGTGGGTCCTTGACCCGGTCTACCCGAACGGTGACCCGGTGACGAGCGCAAGTTCCGACTACACGGTGACCGTCACTGCAGACGCCGGGCTGACCGTCCTTTCTTCCGGGAGCGAGGTCGGGACAGAGTCGGTGGGGGATGAGGTGAAACACACCTTCGTGGGAGATGACATCCGCGACTTCATGCTCGTCGTCACTTCGGGGTACGAGACGCGCGCGACGGCTGCGGGCGGGACCCTCGTGCGGACGAGCTTCCTCCCTTCCCACAACCAGGCCGCGGCTAGGGCCGCAACCCTCGCCGCGGAGGCGCTCGCCCTCTACGGGAAACTATTCGGCCCCTACTCCGGAACCGAGCTCGACATCGTCGAGGCCCCCCTCGGCCGCGCCGCCGGGGTGGAGTATCCGGGCCTGATCCTGGTCGGAGAGTCGTACTGCAACAACCCCTACGATCAGTTCTTCACCGTCATCATTGCCCACGAGGTGGCGCACCAGTGGTGGTACGCCGCGGTGGGAAACGACGTAATCGACGAACCGTGGCTCGACGAGGGGCTCGCCACGTACAGCTCGGTCCTGTTCCTCGAGCACAAATGGGGAAAGGAGGGGGATTCTTTCTTCTCCTCCTGGATCGATTACTACCGCCGTGCCCGCGCGCAGCATCCTGATCTCTCCGTCGCCTCGCCCGTCCCCCTGTTCCCGGACTCCTCCACCTACACCGCGTTCGTCTACTACGGCGGGGCGGCGTTCCTCGACGCGGTCCGGAAGCGGATCGGTGATACCGCGTTCTTCGCCGGGCTTTCCTCGTACTACCGCGACCTCTCCGGCCGGATCGCCCACGGCTACGACCTCATCTCCCACCTCGAGGCGGCGTGCGGCTGCGGCCTCGGTGACCTCGCCTCCGAATTTCTCCTCCCCGCCGGAGAGCGGGTACACTGA